Proteins co-encoded in one Neofelis nebulosa isolate mNeoNeb1 chromosome 2, mNeoNeb1.pri, whole genome shotgun sequence genomic window:
- the MARCHF7 gene encoding E3 ubiquitin-protein ligase MARCHF7 isoform X7 yields the protein MESKPSRIPRRISVQPSGSLSARMMSGSRGNSLNDTYHSRDSSFRLDSEYQSTSASASPFQSTWYSESEITQGARSRSQNQQRDHDSKRPKLSCTNCASTSAGRNIGHGLTAVSGNSASLTSFAFCSGIILHQAHMVWSGVLEESSWRHNQVPRSSSMVLGSFGTDLMRERRDLERRTDSSISNLMDYSHRSGDFTNSSYIQDRVPSSYSQGARPKDNSVSTLQLNTSSTNHQMPSEHQTVPCSRDSNRNSLRSNFSPRELESPQSSTQPGFSYLSNRDEASTISSSDRVGSSQRSFQESSDNEGRRSTRRLLSRIASSMSSTFFPRRSSQDSLNTRSLSSENSYVSPRILTASQSRSNAASASDVPDNRASEASQGFRFLRRRWGLSSLSQNHSSEPDSENFNQESEGRNTGPWLSSSLRNRCTPLFSRRRREGRDESSRIPTSDIPPRSHHIFRRESNEVVHLEAQSDPLGATANRSQASAASSSAATGGSTSDSAHSGRSTGITGILPGSLFRFAVPPALGNNLTDNVMITVDIIPSGWSSSDGKSDKTKSAPSRDPEKLQKIKESLLLEDSEEEEGDLCRICQMAAASSSNLLIEPCKCTGSLQYVHQDCMKKWLQAKINSGSSLEAVTTCELCKEKLQLNLEDFDIHELHRAHANEQAEYEFISSGLYLVVLLHLCEQSFSDMMGNTNEPSTRVRLQRMIPKKMETITEHLILPNFI from the exons ATGGAGTCTAAACCTTCAAGGATCCCAAGAAGAATTTCTGTTCAACCATCCGGCTCTTTAAGTGCTAGGATGATGTCTGGAAGCAGAGGAAATAGTTTAAATGATACCTATCACTCAAGAGACTCTTCATTTAGACTGGATTCTGAATATCAG tctacatcagcatcagcatcaccattTCAGTCTACTTGGTATAGTGAATCTGAGATAACTCAGGGAGCACGCTCAAGATCACAAAACCAGCAACGGGATCATGATTCAAAAAGACCTAAACTTTCCTGTACAAACTGTGCATCTACCTCTGCTGGGAGAAATATTGGACATGGTTTAACTGCCGTATCAG GAAATTCTGCATCTTTGACCAGCTTTGCATTTTGTTCTGGAATTATTTTACATCAAGCTCACATGGTATGGTCAGGTGTTCTAGAAG AATCTTCTTGGAGGCATAATCAAGTTCCTAGATCTTCATCAATGGTACTTGGATCATTTGGGACTGACttgatgagagagagaagagatttaGAGAGAAGAACAGATTCTTCCATTAGTAATCTTATGGATTATAGCCACCGAAGTGGTGATTTCACAAATTCATCAT atattCAAGACAGAGTTCCTTCTTCATATTCACAGGGAGCAAGACCAAAAGATAACTCAGTGAGCACTTTACAGTTGAATACATCATCCACAAACCACCAAATGCCTTCTGAACATCAGACTGTACCATGTTCTAGGGACTCTAATAGAAATTCTCTAAGGTCAAATTTTTCTCCAAGAGAATTGGAATCTCCCCAAAGCAGTACACAGCCTGgattttcttatctttcaaaTAGAGATGAAGCCTCAACCATAAGCAGTTCAGATAGGGTTGGTTCATCTCAAAGATCATTTCAAGAATCTTCTGACAACGAAGGTAGACGTTCAACCAGAAGATTGCTTTCACGTATAGCTTCTAGTATGTCATCTACCTTCTTTCCCCGAAGATCTAGTCAGGATTCCTTGAATACAAGATCATTGAGTTCTGAAAATTCCTATGTTTCTCCAAGAATCTTGACAGCTTCACAGTCTCGTAGCAATGCAGCGTCAGCTTCTGATGTTCCCGATAATAGGGCATCTGAAGCTTCTCAGGGATTTCGATTTCTTAGGCGAAGATGGGGTTTGTCATCTCTTAGCCAAAATCATAGCTCTGAGCCTGATTCAGAAAATTTTAACCAAGAATCTGAAGGTAGAAATACAGGACCATGGTTATCTTCCTCACTTAGAAATAGATGCACACCTTTGTTCTCTAGAAGGAGACGAGAGGGACGAGATGAATCTTCAAGGATACCTACCTCTGATATACCACCTAGATCTCATCATATTTTTAGAAGAGAATCAAATGAAGTGGTTCACCTTGAAGCACAGAGTGATCCCCTTGGGGCTACTGCCAACAGATCACAAGCATCTGCAGCATCGAGTAGTGCTGCTACGGGTGGCTCCACATCAGATTCAGCTCACAGTGGAAGAAGTACAGGAATAACAGGGATCCTTCCTGGTTCTTTATTTCGATTCGCAGTCCCCCCAGCACTTGGAAATAATTTGACCGACAATGTCATGATCACTGTAGATATTATTCCTTCAGGTTGGAGTTCATCTGATGGAAAGAGTGATAAAACTAAAAGTGCACCTTCAAGAGACCCAGAAAAactgcagaaaataaaagagag CCTCCTTTTAGAGGactctgaagaagaagaaggtgacTTATGTAGAATTTGTCAGATGGCAGCTGCATCATCATCTAACTTGCTGATAGAGCCGTGCAAGTGCACAGGAAGCTTGCAGTATGTTCACCAAGATTGTATGAAAAAGTGGTTACAGGCCAAAATTAACTCTG GTTCTTCATTAGAGGCTGTAACCACCTGTGAACTCTGTAAAGAGAAGTTGCAGCTTAACCTGGAGGATTTTGATATTCATGAACTACATAGAGCTCATGCAAATGAACAA
- the MARCHF7 gene encoding E3 ubiquitin-protein ligase MARCHF7 isoform X5, producing the protein MESKPSRIPRRISVQPSGSLSARMMSGSRGNSLNDTYHSRDSSFRLDSEYQSTSASASPFQSTWYSESEITQGARSRSQNQQRDHDSKRPKLSCTNCASTSAGRNIGHGLTAVSGNSASLTSFAFCSGIILHQAHMVWSGVLEESSWRHNQVPRSSSMVLGSFGTDLMRERRDLERRTDSSISNLMDYSHRSGDFTNSSYIQDRVPSSYSQGARPKDNSVSTLQLNTSSTNHQMPSEHQTVPCSRDSNRNSLRSNFSPRELESPQSSTQPGFSYLSNRDEASTISSSDRVGSSQRSFQESSDNEGRRSTRRLLSRIASSMSSTFFPRRSSQDSLNTRSLSSENSYVSPRILTASQSRSNAASASDVPDNRASEASQGFRFLRRRWGLSSLSQNHSSEPDSENFNQESEGRNTGPWLSSSLRNRCTPLFSRRRREGRDESSRIPTSDIPPRSHHIFRRESNEVVHLEAQSDPLGATANRSQASAASSSAATGGSTSDSAHSGRSTGITGILPGSLFRFAVPPALGNNLTDNVMITVDIIPSGWSSSDGKSDKTKSAPSRDPEKLQKIKESLLLEDSEEEEGDLCRICQMAAASSSNLLIEPCKCTGSLQYVHQDCMKKWLQAKINSGSSLEAVTTCELCKEKLQLNLEDFDIHELHRAHANEQAEYEFISSGLYLVVLLHLCEQSFSDMMGNTNEPSTRVRFINLARTLQAHMEDLETVINQILLSFRG; encoded by the exons ATGGAGTCTAAACCTTCAAGGATCCCAAGAAGAATTTCTGTTCAACCATCCGGCTCTTTAAGTGCTAGGATGATGTCTGGAAGCAGAGGAAATAGTTTAAATGATACCTATCACTCAAGAGACTCTTCATTTAGACTGGATTCTGAATATCAG tctacatcagcatcagcatcaccattTCAGTCTACTTGGTATAGTGAATCTGAGATAACTCAGGGAGCACGCTCAAGATCACAAAACCAGCAACGGGATCATGATTCAAAAAGACCTAAACTTTCCTGTACAAACTGTGCATCTACCTCTGCTGGGAGAAATATTGGACATGGTTTAACTGCCGTATCAG GAAATTCTGCATCTTTGACCAGCTTTGCATTTTGTTCTGGAATTATTTTACATCAAGCTCACATGGTATGGTCAGGTGTTCTAGAAG AATCTTCTTGGAGGCATAATCAAGTTCCTAGATCTTCATCAATGGTACTTGGATCATTTGGGACTGACttgatgagagagagaagagatttaGAGAGAAGAACAGATTCTTCCATTAGTAATCTTATGGATTATAGCCACCGAAGTGGTGATTTCACAAATTCATCAT atattCAAGACAGAGTTCCTTCTTCATATTCACAGGGAGCAAGACCAAAAGATAACTCAGTGAGCACTTTACAGTTGAATACATCATCCACAAACCACCAAATGCCTTCTGAACATCAGACTGTACCATGTTCTAGGGACTCTAATAGAAATTCTCTAAGGTCAAATTTTTCTCCAAGAGAATTGGAATCTCCCCAAAGCAGTACACAGCCTGgattttcttatctttcaaaTAGAGATGAAGCCTCAACCATAAGCAGTTCAGATAGGGTTGGTTCATCTCAAAGATCATTTCAAGAATCTTCTGACAACGAAGGTAGACGTTCAACCAGAAGATTGCTTTCACGTATAGCTTCTAGTATGTCATCTACCTTCTTTCCCCGAAGATCTAGTCAGGATTCCTTGAATACAAGATCATTGAGTTCTGAAAATTCCTATGTTTCTCCAAGAATCTTGACAGCTTCACAGTCTCGTAGCAATGCAGCGTCAGCTTCTGATGTTCCCGATAATAGGGCATCTGAAGCTTCTCAGGGATTTCGATTTCTTAGGCGAAGATGGGGTTTGTCATCTCTTAGCCAAAATCATAGCTCTGAGCCTGATTCAGAAAATTTTAACCAAGAATCTGAAGGTAGAAATACAGGACCATGGTTATCTTCCTCACTTAGAAATAGATGCACACCTTTGTTCTCTAGAAGGAGACGAGAGGGACGAGATGAATCTTCAAGGATACCTACCTCTGATATACCACCTAGATCTCATCATATTTTTAGAAGAGAATCAAATGAAGTGGTTCACCTTGAAGCACAGAGTGATCCCCTTGGGGCTACTGCCAACAGATCACAAGCATCTGCAGCATCGAGTAGTGCTGCTACGGGTGGCTCCACATCAGATTCAGCTCACAGTGGAAGAAGTACAGGAATAACAGGGATCCTTCCTGGTTCTTTATTTCGATTCGCAGTCCCCCCAGCACTTGGAAATAATTTGACCGACAATGTCATGATCACTGTAGATATTATTCCTTCAGGTTGGAGTTCATCTGATGGAAAGAGTGATAAAACTAAAAGTGCACCTTCAAGAGACCCAGAAAAactgcagaaaataaaagagag CCTCCTTTTAGAGGactctgaagaagaagaaggtgacTTATGTAGAATTTGTCAGATGGCAGCTGCATCATCATCTAACTTGCTGATAGAGCCGTGCAAGTGCACAGGAAGCTTGCAGTATGTTCACCAAGATTGTATGAAAAAGTGGTTACAGGCCAAAATTAACTCTG GTTCTTCATTAGAGGCTGTAACCACCTGTGAACTCTGTAAAGAGAAGTTGCAGCTTAACCTGGAGGATTTTGATATTCATGAACTACATAGAGCTCATGCAAATGAACAA
- the MARCHF7 gene encoding E3 ubiquitin-protein ligase MARCHF7 isoform X4 — translation MESKPSRIPRRISVQPSGSLSARMMSGSRGNSLNDTYHSRDSSFRLDSEYQSTSASASPFQSTWYSESEITQGARSRSQNQQRDHDSKRPKLSCTNCASTSAGRNIGHGLTAVSGNSASLTSFAFCSGIILHQAHMVWSGVLEESSWRHNQVPRSSSMVLGSFGTDLMRERRDLERRTDSSISNLMDYSHRSGDFTNSSYIQDRVPSSYSQGARPKDNSVSTLQLNTSSTNHQMPSEHQTVPCSRDSNRNSLRSNFSPRELESPQSSTQPGFSYLSNRDEASTISSSDRVGSSQRSFQESSDNEGRRSTRRLLSRIASSMSSTFFPRRSSQDSLNTRSLSSENSYVSPRILTASQSRSNAASASDVPDNRASEASQGFRFLRRRWGLSSLSQNHSSEPDSENFNQESEGRNTGPWLSSSLRNRCTPLFSRRRREGRDESSRIPTSDIPPRSHHIFRRESNEVVHLEAQSDPLGATANRSQASAASSSAATGGSTSDSAHSGRSTGITGILPGSLFRFAVPPALGNNLTDNVMITVDIIPSGWSSSDGKSDKTKSAPSRDPEKLQKIKESLLLEDSEEEEGDLCRICQMAAASSSNLLIEPCKCTGSLQYVHQDCMKKWLQAKINSGSSLEAVTTCELCKEKLQLNLEDFDIHELHRAHANEQAEYEFISSGLYLVVLLHLCEQSFSDMMGNTNEPSTRVRFINLARTLQAHMEDLETSEDDSEEDGDHNRTFDIA, via the exons ATGGAGTCTAAACCTTCAAGGATCCCAAGAAGAATTTCTGTTCAACCATCCGGCTCTTTAAGTGCTAGGATGATGTCTGGAAGCAGAGGAAATAGTTTAAATGATACCTATCACTCAAGAGACTCTTCATTTAGACTGGATTCTGAATATCAG tctacatcagcatcagcatcaccattTCAGTCTACTTGGTATAGTGAATCTGAGATAACTCAGGGAGCACGCTCAAGATCACAAAACCAGCAACGGGATCATGATTCAAAAAGACCTAAACTTTCCTGTACAAACTGTGCATCTACCTCTGCTGGGAGAAATATTGGACATGGTTTAACTGCCGTATCAG GAAATTCTGCATCTTTGACCAGCTTTGCATTTTGTTCTGGAATTATTTTACATCAAGCTCACATGGTATGGTCAGGTGTTCTAGAAG AATCTTCTTGGAGGCATAATCAAGTTCCTAGATCTTCATCAATGGTACTTGGATCATTTGGGACTGACttgatgagagagagaagagatttaGAGAGAAGAACAGATTCTTCCATTAGTAATCTTATGGATTATAGCCACCGAAGTGGTGATTTCACAAATTCATCAT atattCAAGACAGAGTTCCTTCTTCATATTCACAGGGAGCAAGACCAAAAGATAACTCAGTGAGCACTTTACAGTTGAATACATCATCCACAAACCACCAAATGCCTTCTGAACATCAGACTGTACCATGTTCTAGGGACTCTAATAGAAATTCTCTAAGGTCAAATTTTTCTCCAAGAGAATTGGAATCTCCCCAAAGCAGTACACAGCCTGgattttcttatctttcaaaTAGAGATGAAGCCTCAACCATAAGCAGTTCAGATAGGGTTGGTTCATCTCAAAGATCATTTCAAGAATCTTCTGACAACGAAGGTAGACGTTCAACCAGAAGATTGCTTTCACGTATAGCTTCTAGTATGTCATCTACCTTCTTTCCCCGAAGATCTAGTCAGGATTCCTTGAATACAAGATCATTGAGTTCTGAAAATTCCTATGTTTCTCCAAGAATCTTGACAGCTTCACAGTCTCGTAGCAATGCAGCGTCAGCTTCTGATGTTCCCGATAATAGGGCATCTGAAGCTTCTCAGGGATTTCGATTTCTTAGGCGAAGATGGGGTTTGTCATCTCTTAGCCAAAATCATAGCTCTGAGCCTGATTCAGAAAATTTTAACCAAGAATCTGAAGGTAGAAATACAGGACCATGGTTATCTTCCTCACTTAGAAATAGATGCACACCTTTGTTCTCTAGAAGGAGACGAGAGGGACGAGATGAATCTTCAAGGATACCTACCTCTGATATACCACCTAGATCTCATCATATTTTTAGAAGAGAATCAAATGAAGTGGTTCACCTTGAAGCACAGAGTGATCCCCTTGGGGCTACTGCCAACAGATCACAAGCATCTGCAGCATCGAGTAGTGCTGCTACGGGTGGCTCCACATCAGATTCAGCTCACAGTGGAAGAAGTACAGGAATAACAGGGATCCTTCCTGGTTCTTTATTTCGATTCGCAGTCCCCCCAGCACTTGGAAATAATTTGACCGACAATGTCATGATCACTGTAGATATTATTCCTTCAGGTTGGAGTTCATCTGATGGAAAGAGTGATAAAACTAAAAGTGCACCTTCAAGAGACCCAGAAAAactgcagaaaataaaagagag CCTCCTTTTAGAGGactctgaagaagaagaaggtgacTTATGTAGAATTTGTCAGATGGCAGCTGCATCATCATCTAACTTGCTGATAGAGCCGTGCAAGTGCACAGGAAGCTTGCAGTATGTTCACCAAGATTGTATGAAAAAGTGGTTACAGGCCAAAATTAACTCTG GTTCTTCATTAGAGGCTGTAACCACCTGTGAACTCTGTAAAGAGAAGTTGCAGCTTAACCTGGAGGATTTTGATATTCATGAACTACATAGAGCTCATGCAAATGAACAA
- the MARCHF7 gene encoding E3 ubiquitin-protein ligase MARCHF7 isoform X10: protein MESKPSRIPRRISVQPSGSLSARMMSGSRGNSLNDTYHSRDSSFRLDSEYQSTSASASPFQSTWYSESEITQGARSRSQNQQRDHDSKRPKLSCTNCASTSAGRNIGHGLTAVSESSWRHNQVPRSSSMVLGSFGTDLMRERRDLERRTDSSISNLMDYSHRSGDFTNSSYIQDRVPSSYSQGARPKDNSVSTLQLNTSSTNHQMPSEHQTVPCSRDSNRNSLRSNFSPRELESPQSSTQPGFSYLSNRDEASTISSSDRVGSSQRSFQESSDNEGRRSTRRLLSRIASSMSSTFFPRRSSQDSLNTRSLSSENSYVSPRILTASQSRSNAASASDVPDNRASEASQGFRFLRRRWGLSSLSQNHSSEPDSENFNQESEGRNTGPWLSSSLRNRCTPLFSRRRREGRDESSRIPTSDIPPRSHHIFRRESNEVVHLEAQSDPLGATANRSQASAASSSAATGGSTSDSAHSGRSTGITGILPGSLFRFAVPPALGNNLTDNVMITVDIIPSGWSSSDGKSDKTKSAPSRDPEKLQKIKESLLLEDSEEEEGDLCRICQMAAASSSNLLIEPCKCTGSLQYVHQDCMKKWLQAKINSGSSLEAVTTCELCKEKLQLNLEDFDIHELHRAHANEQAEYEFISSGLYLVVLLHLCEQSFSDMMGNTNEPSTRVRLQRMIPKKMETITEHLILPNFI from the exons ATGGAGTCTAAACCTTCAAGGATCCCAAGAAGAATTTCTGTTCAACCATCCGGCTCTTTAAGTGCTAGGATGATGTCTGGAAGCAGAGGAAATAGTTTAAATGATACCTATCACTCAAGAGACTCTTCATTTAGACTGGATTCTGAATATCAG tctacatcagcatcagcatcaccattTCAGTCTACTTGGTATAGTGAATCTGAGATAACTCAGGGAGCACGCTCAAGATCACAAAACCAGCAACGGGATCATGATTCAAAAAGACCTAAACTTTCCTGTACAAACTGTGCATCTACCTCTGCTGGGAGAAATATTGGACATGGTTTAACTGCCGTATCAG AATCTTCTTGGAGGCATAATCAAGTTCCTAGATCTTCATCAATGGTACTTGGATCATTTGGGACTGACttgatgagagagagaagagatttaGAGAGAAGAACAGATTCTTCCATTAGTAATCTTATGGATTATAGCCACCGAAGTGGTGATTTCACAAATTCATCAT atattCAAGACAGAGTTCCTTCTTCATATTCACAGGGAGCAAGACCAAAAGATAACTCAGTGAGCACTTTACAGTTGAATACATCATCCACAAACCACCAAATGCCTTCTGAACATCAGACTGTACCATGTTCTAGGGACTCTAATAGAAATTCTCTAAGGTCAAATTTTTCTCCAAGAGAATTGGAATCTCCCCAAAGCAGTACACAGCCTGgattttcttatctttcaaaTAGAGATGAAGCCTCAACCATAAGCAGTTCAGATAGGGTTGGTTCATCTCAAAGATCATTTCAAGAATCTTCTGACAACGAAGGTAGACGTTCAACCAGAAGATTGCTTTCACGTATAGCTTCTAGTATGTCATCTACCTTCTTTCCCCGAAGATCTAGTCAGGATTCCTTGAATACAAGATCATTGAGTTCTGAAAATTCCTATGTTTCTCCAAGAATCTTGACAGCTTCACAGTCTCGTAGCAATGCAGCGTCAGCTTCTGATGTTCCCGATAATAGGGCATCTGAAGCTTCTCAGGGATTTCGATTTCTTAGGCGAAGATGGGGTTTGTCATCTCTTAGCCAAAATCATAGCTCTGAGCCTGATTCAGAAAATTTTAACCAAGAATCTGAAGGTAGAAATACAGGACCATGGTTATCTTCCTCACTTAGAAATAGATGCACACCTTTGTTCTCTAGAAGGAGACGAGAGGGACGAGATGAATCTTCAAGGATACCTACCTCTGATATACCACCTAGATCTCATCATATTTTTAGAAGAGAATCAAATGAAGTGGTTCACCTTGAAGCACAGAGTGATCCCCTTGGGGCTACTGCCAACAGATCACAAGCATCTGCAGCATCGAGTAGTGCTGCTACGGGTGGCTCCACATCAGATTCAGCTCACAGTGGAAGAAGTACAGGAATAACAGGGATCCTTCCTGGTTCTTTATTTCGATTCGCAGTCCCCCCAGCACTTGGAAATAATTTGACCGACAATGTCATGATCACTGTAGATATTATTCCTTCAGGTTGGAGTTCATCTGATGGAAAGAGTGATAAAACTAAAAGTGCACCTTCAAGAGACCCAGAAAAactgcagaaaataaaagagag CCTCCTTTTAGAGGactctgaagaagaagaaggtgacTTATGTAGAATTTGTCAGATGGCAGCTGCATCATCATCTAACTTGCTGATAGAGCCGTGCAAGTGCACAGGAAGCTTGCAGTATGTTCACCAAGATTGTATGAAAAAGTGGTTACAGGCCAAAATTAACTCTG GTTCTTCATTAGAGGCTGTAACCACCTGTGAACTCTGTAAAGAGAAGTTGCAGCTTAACCTGGAGGATTTTGATATTCATGAACTACATAGAGCTCATGCAAATGAACAA